A genome region from Mesorhizobium sp. B2-1-8 includes the following:
- a CDS encoding EAL domain-containing protein, whose protein sequence is MRLVLDAVPHPIFIKDHQSRFVVLNRGMCEFMGRSHEELIGKTDYDFVPKEHADVFRRIDQLVLETGEINENEEIIRGPQGVIRTVVTRKARALLPTGARFVVGSITDITKLKQHQASLQLLFEENPLPMWVFDLESLRFLDVNQAAIEHYGYTREQFLSKSILDIRPREDIEAFHRIVGTGQGSYQTGRSWRHIKADGSLIDILAYSKPIDYDGRAAFMVAVMDVTERKRAEDDLRRTREFLDTVIENIPVMLFAKEAGQHRYVLMNRAGEELLGIPRAELIGRTDAELFSPEEAESFFIRDQEALRSGSVQIAAEEKIPTRHKGVRDLATRRLAVESQDGTSKYLLTVAEDITERRRDAARIAYMATHDVLTDLPNRAALVEQLEFTLERASSGRESFAVMRLDLDGFKEVNDVYGPGVGDALLGQVAKRLAVTAGKHFAARTGGNGFTLIASEGPHPAVAVELADRLLATIADVFDVEGHTLRAGLSIGIAFFPDDATDVTALLSNAQAALDRARADGRSVFRIFEADMDRKLRERRALEQDLRSALAGGELFLHYQPQAGMSGEIVGFEALIRWSHKDRGMIPPAEFIPVAEESGLIVPIGEWVLREACREAAAWTKPVQVGVNLSPVQFRQGDLPGLVHSVLLETGLDPKRLELEITENVLFDDFSRASSILRRLKSLGVKIALDDFGTGYSSLSYLQSFPFDKIKIDKSFVWMIEKNPQSAAIIRAIVGLGRGLSMHIIAEGVETLEQLTFLSEEGCNALQGYLIGRPYPIEAYANEVGRPAALAGSARPRRRR, encoded by the coding sequence GTGCGCCTGGTGCTCGACGCGGTCCCTCATCCGATATTCATCAAGGATCACCAATCCCGTTTCGTTGTTCTGAATCGTGGCATGTGCGAGTTCATGGGGCGTTCCCACGAGGAGCTAATCGGCAAGACGGACTACGACTTCGTACCGAAGGAACACGCGGATGTGTTCCGGCGCATTGATCAACTGGTGCTGGAAACTGGCGAAATCAACGAGAACGAGGAGATCATCCGCGGGCCGCAAGGTGTGATCCGCACAGTTGTGACGCGCAAGGCGCGGGCGTTGCTGCCGACCGGTGCCCGTTTTGTGGTCGGTAGTATTACGGACATTACCAAGCTGAAGCAGCACCAAGCCTCCCTGCAGCTCCTGTTCGAGGAGAATCCGCTGCCGATGTGGGTATTCGACCTGGAAAGCCTGCGCTTTCTGGACGTCAACCAGGCCGCCATCGAGCATTATGGCTACACACGCGAGCAATTCCTCTCCAAGTCGATCCTCGACATCAGACCTCGCGAAGATATCGAGGCGTTCCATCGCATCGTCGGCACCGGACAAGGCTCCTACCAAACCGGGCGCAGCTGGCGTCACATCAAGGCGGACGGCAGCCTGATCGACATCCTCGCCTATTCCAAGCCGATCGACTATGACGGCCGCGCGGCTTTCATGGTCGCTGTCATGGACGTGACGGAGCGGAAGCGGGCGGAAGACGACCTTCGGCGCACCAGGGAGTTCCTGGACACAGTCATCGAGAACATTCCGGTCATGCTCTTCGCCAAGGAGGCGGGACAGCATCGCTACGTCCTGATGAACCGGGCGGGCGAGGAACTGCTCGGTATCCCTCGGGCGGAGCTGATCGGCAGGACCGACGCCGAGCTGTTTTCGCCAGAGGAGGCCGAGTCCTTCTTCATTCGCGACCAGGAGGCTTTGCGCTCCGGTTCCGTGCAAATCGCCGCGGAAGAGAAGATCCCCACGCGACACAAAGGCGTGCGCGACCTCGCAACCCGACGGCTGGCTGTCGAGAGCCAGGATGGCACGTCGAAATACCTGCTTACGGTCGCGGAAGACATCACCGAGCGCAGGCGAGATGCCGCGCGGATCGCCTACATGGCCACACATGACGTGCTGACCGACCTTCCCAATCGAGCGGCACTCGTCGAGCAGCTCGAGTTCACGCTCGAACGGGCGAGCTCCGGGCGCGAGTCGTTTGCCGTCATGCGTCTCGACCTCGACGGCTTCAAGGAAGTCAACGACGTCTACGGACCGGGGGTGGGGGACGCTCTGCTTGGCCAGGTGGCGAAGCGCCTTGCCGTAACCGCGGGCAAGCACTTCGCTGCGCGGACAGGCGGCAACGGGTTCACCTTGATCGCCAGCGAAGGTCCGCATCCCGCGGTAGCTGTAGAGCTGGCCGACCGCCTGCTGGCAACGATCGCCGACGTTTTCGATGTCGAAGGCCACACACTGCGGGCTGGGCTCAGCATCGGTATCGCCTTCTTTCCTGACGATGCGACCGACGTCACAGCTCTTTTGAGCAATGCTCAGGCAGCGCTTGATCGCGCAAGAGCCGATGGCCGTAGTGTCTTCCGGATATTCGAAGCCGACATGGATCGCAAGCTGCGCGAACGCCGTGCTCTCGAACAAGACTTGCGATCCGCACTGGCAGGTGGCGAATTATTCCTGCACTATCAGCCGCAGGCGGGCATGTCCGGCGAAATCGTTGGGTTCGAAGCTCTGATCCGGTGGTCCCACAAGGACCGAGGGATGATCCCACCCGCCGAATTCATTCCTGTGGCCGAAGAGAGTGGACTGATCGTGCCCATTGGAGAATGGGTGCTGCGGGAGGCATGCCGAGAGGCGGCTGCGTGGACCAAGCCTGTCCAGGTTGGCGTCAATTTGTCTCCCGTGCAGTTTCGCCAGGGCGATCTGCCTGGCCTGGTGCATTCGGTCCTGCTGGAGACGGGGCTCGATCCAAAGCGGCTGGAGCTGGAAATAACCGAGAATGTGCTGTTCGACGACTTCTCGCGGGCAAGTTCGATCCTCAGGCGCCTGAAATCGCTCGGCGTGAAGATCGCCCTGGACGACTTCGGAACCGGCTATTCGTCGCTTTCCTATCTTCAGTCTTTCCCCTTCGACAAGATCAAGATCGACAAGTCCTTCGTTTGGATGATCGAGAAGAACCCGCAATCGGCCGCCATAATTCGTGCGATCGTGGGGTTGGGACGAGGCCTGTCGATGCATATCATCGCGGAGGGCGTCGAGACATTGGAGCAGTTGACCTTTCTTAGCGAAGAGGGCTGCAATGCTCTGCAAGGCTACCTGATCGGCCGCCCTTATCCAATTGAGGCATACGCGAATGAGGTCGGCAGACCCGCAGCGCTGGCGGGCAGCGCGCGCCCTCGCCGCAGACGGTAA
- a CDS encoding NADP-dependent oxidoreductase produces the protein MKAIVVTDQAAGTAGMKLVERPEPQAAINDVVVQVHAAGFVNTELEWPSTWADRAFRDRTPSILGHELAGVVSALGYGTTGLSIGQRVFGLSDWHRDGTLAEYVAMEARNLAPLPGDVDFAVGASLPISGLTAWQGLFQHGRLRAGQSVLAHGAAGAVGSVVTQLAREAGAYVIGTGRAADRQKALDFGANEFVDLGNDSLEDVGRIDLVFDVIGGDIQKRSATLIRAGGTLVTVVGPTDVRPADGLAIDFVVEADHAQLSEIVQRVRDGRLRTNIGKVSSLDDAVATFNSTERRAGKTIIRVRP, from the coding sequence ATGAAAGCGATCGTCGTGACGGACCAGGCCGCGGGAACGGCCGGAATGAAGCTGGTGGAGCGGCCCGAGCCACAGGCAGCGATAAACGACGTCGTCGTACAGGTTCATGCGGCGGGCTTCGTCAACACCGAACTGGAGTGGCCTTCGACCTGGGCAGATCGGGCCTTCCGTGACCGGACGCCATCGATCCTCGGCCATGAATTGGCCGGTGTGGTCTCCGCGCTTGGCTACGGCACCACGGGGCTGTCAATCGGTCAACGGGTGTTCGGCCTGTCGGACTGGCATCGCGACGGCACACTTGCTGAGTACGTCGCCATGGAAGCACGCAATCTCGCGCCACTGCCCGGCGATGTCGACTTCGCGGTGGGCGCGAGTCTGCCGATCTCGGGCCTGACCGCATGGCAGGGTCTGTTTCAGCATGGCCGCCTTCGGGCAGGACAGAGCGTGCTTGCGCATGGCGCGGCCGGCGCCGTCGGTTCGGTCGTGACGCAGCTTGCGCGGGAAGCCGGCGCCTATGTCATCGGCACCGGCCGCGCCGCCGACCGTCAGAAGGCGCTCGACTTCGGTGCAAATGAATTCGTCGACCTCGGGAACGACTCCCTGGAGGACGTCGGCAGGATCGATCTGGTGTTCGATGTCATCGGCGGGGATATCCAGAAGCGGTCCGCAACTCTGATCCGGGCCGGAGGAACGCTCGTGACAGTCGTCGGACCAACGGATGTTCGACCCGCAGATGGCCTGGCGATCGACTTCGTCGTCGAGGCTGATCACGCGCAACTATCCGAGATAGTTCAGCGGGTCCGGGACGGAAGACTGCGGACGAACATCGGCAAGGTCTCAAGCCTCGATGATGCTGTCGCCACGTTCAATTCGACTGAGCGGCGCGCGGGGAAAACGATCATCCGCGTCCGCCCGTGA
- a CDS encoding SDR family NAD(P)-dependent oxidoreductase, translating to MTTTTTRRALITGAGALDGIGFAIARRFGQAGHAVFLTGASVRVLERAVELRGEGIDATAAVADLTIAAEVERLRAEVGAVDILVNNAGMGSLASPSVDKTFLAMSEAEWDQGIETSLKTAFLVTRAFLPAMVETGYGRIVNVASVTGPLVSYQGTAAYSAAKAGMVGLTRTLALEVARHGVTANAVAPGWIETGASSEAERIAARHAPPGRAGRPDEVAAAVVFLASESASYINGALLVVDGGNSLEERKG from the coding sequence TTGACCACAACCACCACCAGGCGCGCCCTGATCACCGGCGCCGGCGCTCTCGATGGCATCGGCTTTGCCATTGCCCGCCGGTTTGGCCAGGCCGGGCATGCGGTTTTCCTGACCGGCGCCAGCGTACGGGTGCTGGAGCGCGCCGTCGAGCTTCGCGGCGAGGGCATCGATGCCACGGCCGCGGTCGCCGATCTCACCATTGCCGCGGAGGTGGAGCGGCTGCGGGCCGAGGTCGGCGCTGTCGATATCCTGGTCAACAATGCCGGCATGGGATCGCTGGCCTCGCCGTCCGTCGACAAGACGTTCCTGGCGATGAGCGAGGCCGAGTGGGACCAGGGCATCGAGACCAGCTTGAAGACGGCGTTTCTCGTCACCAGGGCGTTTCTGCCGGCGATGGTCGAAACGGGGTATGGGCGCATCGTCAATGTCGCATCGGTGACCGGGCCGCTGGTCTCCTACCAGGGCACCGCCGCCTATTCCGCGGCGAAGGCCGGGATGGTCGGCCTGACCCGGACATTGGCGCTGGAAGTGGCGCGGCACGGCGTCACCGCCAATGCCGTGGCGCCTGGCTGGATCGAGACAGGGGCGTCGAGCGAGGCGGAGCGGATAGCGGCCCGGCATGCGCCGCCGGGCCGCGCCGGTCGGCCGGATGAGGTCGCGGCGGCGGTCGTGTTCCTGGCCTCCGAGAGCGCCAGTTACATCAACGGCGCCTTGCTGGTGGTGGACGGCGGCAACAGCCTCGAGGAACGCAAGGGATAG
- a CDS encoding ArsR/SmtB family transcription factor gives MTVDNAQLAALGDPTRRQIFELIAERPRSVAEVTRQVSVSQSAVSQHLKVLRDSRLVRAEPKGASNVYHIDPHGLGQMRAWLDRFWSKTLAAYKLAVETPSEE, from the coding sequence ATGACTGTTGATAATGCACAGCTTGCCGCCCTGGGCGATCCGACCCGAAGGCAGATTTTTGAGCTGATCGCGGAGCGGCCGCGCTCGGTGGCGGAGGTCACGCGGCAGGTCAGCGTGTCGCAGTCCGCGGTGTCGCAGCATCTGAAAGTGCTTCGGGATTCACGGCTGGTGCGCGCGGAGCCGAAGGGCGCCAGCAACGTCTACCACATCGATCCGCACGGGCTTGGCCAGATGCGCGCCTGGCTCGACCGTTTCTGGAGCAAGACGCTCGCGGCCTACAAGCTGGCCGTCGAGACCCCATCAGAGGAGTGA
- a CDS encoding SRPBCC family protein: protein MNTQIPIASVKQSVVVEAPIERAFKVFTEDFGSFKPPEHNLLVAEIAETVFEPRVGGHVYDRGVDGSECRWARVLAYEPPNRVLLSWDISPQWRIETDLARTSEWEVRFTAETAKRTRVEIEHRNLERHGQGWEGVRDAVAGDQGWPLYLQRYVDLVARQA from the coding sequence ATGAACACCCAGATCCCCATCGCGTCGGTAAAACAGTCCGTCGTGGTCGAGGCGCCGATCGAGCGCGCCTTCAAGGTTTTCACCGAGGATTTCGGCAGTTTCAAACCGCCAGAGCACAATTTGCTTGTAGCCGAGATCGCCGAGACGGTGTTCGAGCCTCGGGTCGGCGGCCACGTCTATGACCGCGGCGTCGACGGCAGCGAGTGCCGCTGGGCGCGCGTGCTGGCCTACGAGCCGCCCAACCGCGTGCTCTTGAGTTGGGACATCAGCCCGCAATGGCGCATCGAGACCGACCTGGCCAGGACCAGCGAGTGGGAGGTGCGGTTCACCGCCGAAACGGCTAAGCGCACCCGCGTCGAGATCGAGCATCGGAACCTGGAGCGCCATGGCCAGGGCTGGGAAGGCGTCCGCGACGCCGTCGCCGGCGATCAGGGCTGGCCGCTCTACCTGCAGCGCTATGTCGATCTGGTTGCACGGCAGGCCTGA
- a CDS encoding class I SAM-dependent methyltransferase, which yields MTSSFTVHDASGYEQLMGRWSRKLAPSFIGFAGLAPGEKILDVGCGTGSLTFELAKSAELAAIAAIDFSPVFVEAAKRRNTDPRVEIKQADATALPFADNAFDRALALLVLHFVPEAGKAVAEMRRVTRAGGVVAAVVWDHLGGMAGMRMMIDTVAALGEGGRQLRSRYCFQPMMQPGEMKRTFVEQGLADVTETELMIRMDYQDFADYWAPIAAGEGPLGKYMTTLEATERERTEAAVRDAYQAGRPDGPRSFANVAWACRGVVP from the coding sequence ATGACATCGAGTTTCACCGTTCATGACGCGTCCGGCTATGAGCAACTCATGGGCCGCTGGAGTCGAAAGCTCGCGCCCAGCTTCATCGGCTTCGCCGGGCTTGCCCCTGGCGAAAAGATCCTCGATGTCGGCTGCGGCACCGGCAGCCTGACATTCGAACTGGCGAAATCCGCCGAGCTCGCGGCGATCGCGGCGATCGACTTTTCACCTGTTTTCGTCGAGGCGGCAAAGCGGCGCAACACCGATCCGCGCGTCGAAATCAAGCAGGCGGACGCCACCGCCTTGCCGTTCGCGGACAATGCGTTCGACCGCGCGCTGGCGCTGCTGGTGCTTCACTTCGTGCCGGAAGCCGGCAAGGCTGTTGCCGAAATGCGCCGCGTTACGCGGGCGGGCGGCGTGGTCGCGGCCGTGGTGTGGGACCATCTCGGCGGCATGGCGGGCATGCGCATGATGATCGACACGGTTGCCGCGCTCGGCGAAGGCGGGCGCCAGCTGCGCAGCCGCTATTGCTTCCAGCCGATGATGCAGCCCGGCGAGATGAAGCGGACTTTCGTGGAGCAGGGGCTGGCCGACGTGACCGAAACCGAGCTGATGATCCGCATGGACTACCAGGACTTCGCCGACTATTGGGCGCCGATAGCAGCCGGCGAAGGGCCGCTCGGAAAATACATGACCACGCTGGAGGCAACCGAGCGCGAGCGCACCGAGGCTGCCGTCCGCGATGCCTATCAGGCCGGGCGACCGGACGGGCCGAGGTCGTTCGCCAATGTCGCCTGGGCGTGCAGGGGCGTGGTGCCCTGA